One segment of Purpureocillium takamizusanense chromosome 7, complete sequence DNA contains the following:
- a CDS encoding uncharacterized protein (COG:D~EggNog:ENOG503NXUN) has translation MPICSSPSCEVDERPRRGTVADSLRPGQLDSAFQLQEHLAALHYHHTASGTQALTRASALQLAQPPPGIDRTLWLYELCRFLISQCNSLIVGFLFDTPPCSANTCPEMRASEWQFLCAVHEQPKSCCAIDYCCHTLDWAANVVSDQKIFPSRFVVLNDPHSKNFGIKSLVNVFRRLHRIFAHAWFQHRSVFWTVEGQTGLYVFFKTVCDLYDLLPAENYKLPPEAEGLDGLQQEQEVENPPPSILKPSPSQQRQGGPEDDGLHPSSRTNTRRHIRSSPSTGSAVTTVMESDEEETDAVSSKMEDMHISAPHGEDEDSEVAEVPVIVDHSAMESSTRRNTSIHEPTQEHTKSESVSGPDATVVEVEPEHDEPQIEPLQPDNTADSPEDMTPVEAPTASEDAKADDKAEAAPVEEGAEPPTDEAAESPKETAAETSEDAKLTEDKPEAETQ, from the coding sequence ATGCCGATCTGCTCTTCTCCATCAtgcgaggtggacgagcgACCAAGAAGAGGAACAGTTGCTGACAGTTTACGCCCGGGGCAGCTCGACTCCGCCTTCCAGCTTCAGGAGCACCTCGCCGCACTGCACTATCACCACACGGCCTCCGGCACCCAGGCGTTGACCCGCGCCTCTGCCCTCCAGCTtgcgcaaccgccgccgggTATCGACCGAACACTATGGCTCTACGAGCTCTGCCGCTTCCTCATCTCGCAGTGCAActccctcatcgtcggcttCCTCTTCGACACGCCTCCCTGCAGCGCCAACACTTGCCCCGAGATGCGTGCCTCCGAGTGGCAGTTCCTCTGCGCCGTACACGAGCAGCCCaagagctgctgcgccaTCGACTATTGCTGTCACACCCTCGACTGGGCGGCCAACGTCGTGTCAGACCAGAAAATCTTCCCTAGCCGCTTTGTCGTCCTCAACGACCCCCATAGCAAGAATTTCGGTATCAAAAGCCTGGTCAACGTCTTCCGGAGATTGCACCGCATCTTCGCACATGCCTGGTTCCAGCACCGCAGCGTCTTTTGGACCGTCGAGGGGCAGACCGGGCTCTACGTCTTCTTCAAGACCGTCTGCGACTTGTACGACTTGTTGCCTGCCGAGAACTACAAACTCCCACCTGAAGCCGAAGGTCTGGACGGCCTCCAGCAGGAGCAAGAGGTCGAGAATCCTCCTCCGTCCATTTTAAAGCCATCGCCTTctcagcagcggcaaggcggccctgaagatgacgggctgcaccccagcagccgcaccAACACTCGAAGGCATATTAGGAGCAGCCCTTCGACGGGGAGCGCGGTGACGACCGTAATGGAATCTGACGAAGAGGAAACAGACGCTGTGTCCAGTAAGATGGAAGATATGCACATCTCGGCGCCACATGGCGAAGATGAAGACTCCGAGGTGGCAGAGGTCCCAGTCATTGTCGACCACTCCGCAATGGAGTCATCCACGCGACGAAACACGTCCATACACGAGCCGACACAAGAGCACACAAAGTCGGAATCCGTGTCAGGCCCCGATGCGACAGTCGTAGAAGTCGAGCCTGAGCATGACGAGCCGCAGATCGAGCCCTTGCAGCCGGACAACACCGCTGACTCACCCGAGGACATGACGCCTGTGGAGGCCCCCACGGCCAGTGAGGATGCCAAGGCAGATGACAAGGCAGAAGCGGCACccgtcgaggaaggcgccgagccgccaaccgacgaggccgccgaaTCACCAAAAGAGACAGCAGCAGAGACAAGCGAGGATGCAAAGCTCACCGAAGATAAGCCCGAGGCTGAGACACAGTAG
- a CDS encoding uncharacterized protein (COG:S~EggNog:ENOG503P0AT), with protein sequence MGDYYHHFLTSMSGVEDYSPAGFQHSPQLPGGLISTQGNPAALAYQSTQRLGYIRSFPEPTFPNTPKPSKGRRKVAATVGNGTDHVKHRRTRSGCFMCRSRRVKCDETRPICERCKKGNRECIYPDPPGPKGAPGPGKSKEMQSSTCKASPSSSNEGDEDDRESSNQLETIYDDDESEDALQQAPGPHSQPVESCGLPHERQGSEGLIEDGVQVLSSPSTSTAGSISVATRQSCDLPSSGGRTDWSHLPPDFQHHLTYYVDNITNYHYSLANDGDAFFGTIMPSLAINHEPLLYALVGFSAYHATLENPNGQLQDFLGYYNRSVTLLLDCIKRKETNNVPVLVTILQLATMDEFLGDWVNLMGHQKAALEIITKVFTPETVMLTPVGRACLNWYSRYDNYVAIMGGFPTELPREWFEVMVSYSQSHAAVETGNVRWKADERSSRLRMISYDMSMLYARGSRGQISPEGFRESHEQITQRLLDWKSSWDPALTDPAYLVTDFSYQRPLDVEDIVDPYEKGILFKPPLFTTTLITAEWHSIFIMHLSQSIDTPQSQLFEEIGQHAYVACQYFESVEFWPLKPKGALISLQPCISIAALFLPHDMRHQMWIRRKFALLDMLGCIHPTARRIKMAQVFRDPSCARWWLPNDAGLTPVLQNIRAFADDRNAAAVNAQQENIREVRHLFAKLEVGLAEPDAQVKAGESTGH encoded by the exons ATGGGCGACTACTATCACCATTTCCTGACATCCATGTCAGGGGTGGAGGACTACTCTCCTGCAGGTTTCCAGCACAGCCCACAGCTGCCCGGCGGACTTATTTCCACGCAGGGAAatcccgccgccctcgcatACCAAAGCACGCAGCGTCTTGGATATATCAGAAGCTTTCCCGAGCCCACTTTCCCGAACACACCCAAGCCGTCGAAGGGTCGCAGGAAGGTAGCAGCTACTGTCGGCAATGGAACAGATCACGTCAAGCATCGAAGAACGCGATCAGGGTGCTTCATGTGTAGAAGCAGGCGGGTCAAG TGCGACGAGACACGACCCATATGCGAAC GCTGCAAAAAAGGCAACCGTGAATGTATTTATCCAGATCCGCCCGGCCCCAAGGGTGCGCCAGGCCCCGGCAAATCTAAAGAGATGCAAAGTTCCACCTGCAAGGCGAGCCCCAGTTCGTCGAACGAAGGCGATGAAGATGATCGCGAATCAAGTAACCAGCTCGAGACGATTTACGATGACGATGAATCCGAGGATGCGCTTCAGCAGGCTCCCGGACCACATTCCCAGCCAGTAGAATCCTGCGGGTTGCCTCATGAACGACAGGGCTCCGAAGGCCTGATCGAAGACGGTGTTCAGGTCTTGTCCTCCCCCTCGACTTCTACTGCTGGAAGCATCAGTGTCGCTACAAGACAGTCGTGCGATCTTCCTAGTTCAGGTGGACGCACAGATTGGTCACATCTCCCCCCCGACTTTCAGCACCACCTTACCTACTATGTCGACAACATCACAAATTACCATTACAGCCTGgccaacgacggcgatgccttTTTCGGGACGATCATGCCCAGCCTCGCCATCAACCACGAGCCGCTGCTATACGCCCTAGTCGGCTTCTCGGCGTACCATGCAACGCTGGAGAATCCAAACGGGCAGCTTCAAGACTTCCTGGGGTATTACAACAGAAGCGTCACACTTCTGCTTGACTGTATCAAACGAAAGGAGACCAACAATGTCCCGGTTCTTGTCACAATTCTGCAGCTTGCAACCATGGAC GAATTTTTGGGTGACTGGGTGAACTTGATGGGCCATCAGAAAGCCGCGCTTGAAATCATCACAAAGGTCTTCACGCCAGAGACGGTCATGCTCACTCCTGTTGGTCGCGCCTGTTTAAACTGGTACAGTCGATACGACAACTACGTCGCCATCATGGGCGGGTTTCCTACGGAGCTTCCTCGCGAATGGTTTGAAGTCATGGTAAGCTATAGCCAGAGCCATGCTGCAGTGGAAACGGGAAACGTGCGCTGGAAGGCAGATGAGCGCTCTTCCAGACTGAGAATGATAAGTTACGACATGTCTATGCTGTACGCTCGCGGCAGTCGAGGGCAAATATCTCCTGAAGGCTTTCGCGAAAGCCATGAGCAGATAACGCAAAGGCTCTTGGATTGGAAGAGCAGTTGGGACCCAGCACTGACAGACCCGGCCTATCTCGTCACCGACTTCTCTTACCAAAGACCACTTGATGTTGAAGATATCGTGGATCCGTACGAAAAAGGGATCTTGTTCAAGCCGCCTCtattcaccaccacccttaTTACGGCCGAGTGGCACTCAATCTTCATCATGCACCTATCGCAGTCCATTGATACTCCACAGTCGCAACTGTTTGAGGAGATAGGGCAGCACGCCTACGTCGCATGTCAATATTTCGAGTCCGTGGAGTTTTGGCCCCTGAAGCCTAAAGGAGCCTTGATCTCGCTGCAGCCATGCATATCCATCGCGGCCCTCTTTCTGCCGCATGATATGCGCCATCAAATGTGGATTCGGCGCAAGTTTGCCCTTCTTGACATGCTGGG GTGTATACATCCCACGGCACGCCGGATCAAGATGGCACAGGTGTTCCGTGACCCTTCGTGTGCGCGTTGGTGGCTTCCCAATGACGCTGGGTTGACTCCCGTCCTGCAGAATATACGCGCATTCGCAGACGACCGAAACGCGGCAGCTGTGAATGCGCAGCAGGAGAACATTCGAGAAGTAAGGCATCTTTTCGCCAAGCTGGAAGTAGGCCTCGCCGAGCCTGATGCGCAAGTCAAAGCCGGCGAATCTACTGGCCATTGA
- a CDS encoding uncharacterized protein (COG:D~EggNog:ENOG503NXUN), whose product MALAPSSPRLPSPPPPAEIQIGPKSPSGGAAASPEPTQMEQTVLDDHSRRRIHPGTKAADMAAGPPLVPLNELDSAFQLQEHLAALHYHHTASGTQALTRASALQLAQPPPGIDRTLWLYELCRFLISQCNSLIVGFLFDTPPCSANTCPEMRASEWQFLCAVHEQPKSCCAIDYCCHTLDWAANVVSDQKIFPSRFVVLNDPHSKNFGIKSLVNVFRRLHRIFAHAWFQHRSVFWTVEGQTGLYVFFKTVCDLYDLLPAENYKLPPEAEGLDGLQQEQEVENPPPSILKPSPSQQRQGGPEDDGLHPSSRTNTRRHIRSSPSTGSAVTTVMESDEEETDAVSSKMEDMHISAPHGEDEDSEVAEVPVIVDHSAMESSTRRNTSIHEPTQEHTKSESVSGPDATVVEVEPEHDEPQIEPLQPDNTADSPEDMTPVEAPTASEDAKADDKAEAAPVEEGAEPPTDEAAESPKETAAETSEDAKLTEDKPEAETQ is encoded by the exons ATGGCGCTGGCACCAAGCTCGCCGCGTCTGCcgagccccccgccgccggccgagatcCAAATCGGCCCAAAGAGTCcctctggcggcgcggcggccagcccaGAGCCAACGCAGATGGAGCAGACGGTCCTCGATGACcactcgcggcggcgcataCACCCGGGCACCAAGGCTGCCGACATGGCGGCCGGGCCTCCCCTAGTTCCTCTGAATGAA CTCGACTCCGCCTTCCAGCTTCAGGAGCACCTCGCCGCACTGCACTATCACCACACGGCCTCCGGCACCCAGGCGTTGACCCGCGCCTCTGCCCTCCAGCTtgcgcaaccgccgccgggTATCGACCGAACACTATGGCTCTACGAGCTCTGCCGCTTCCTCATCTCGCAGTGCAActccctcatcgtcggcttCCTCTTCGACACGCCTCCCTGCAGCGCCAACACTTGCCCCGAGATGCGTGCCTCCGAGTGGCAGTTCCTCTGCGCCGTACACGAGCAGCCCaagagctgctgcgccaTCGACTATTGCTGTCACACCCTCGACTGGGCGGCCAACGTCGTGTCAGACCAGAAAATCTTCCCTAGCCGCTTTGTCGTCCTCAACGACCCCCATAGCAAGAATTTCGGTATCAAAAGCCTGGTCAACGTCTTCCGGAGATTGCACCGCATCTTCGCACATGCCTGGTTCCAGCACCGCAGCGTCTTTTGGACCGTCGAGGGGCAGACCGGGCTCTACGTCTTCTTCAAGACCGTCTGCGACTTGTACGACTTGTTGCCTGCCGAGAACTACAAACTCCCACCTGAAGCCGAAGGTCTGGACGGCCTCCAGCAGGAGCAAGAGGTCGAGAATCCTCCTCCGTCCATTTTAAAGCCATCGCCTTctcagcagcggcaaggcggccctgaagatgacgggctgcaccccagcagccgcaccAACACTCGAAGGCATATTAGGAGCAGCCCTTCGACGGGGAGCGCGGTGACGACCGTAATGGAATCTGACGAAGAGGAAACAGACGCTGTGTCCAGTAAGATGGAAGATATGCACATCTCGGCGCCACATGGCGAAGATGAAGACTCCGAGGTGGCAGAGGTCCCAGTCATTGTCGACCACTCCGCAATGGAGTCATCCACGCGACGAAACACGTCCATACACGAGCCGACACAAGAGCACACAAAGTCGGAATCCGTGTCAGGCCCCGATGCGACAGTCGTAGAAGTCGAGCCTGAGCATGACGAGCCGCAGATCGAGCCCTTGCAGCCGGACAACACCGCTGACTCACCCGAGGACATGACGCCTGTGGAGGCCCCCACGGCCAGTGAGGATGCCAAGGCAGATGACAAGGCAGAAGCGGCACccgtcgaggaaggcgccgagccgccaaccgacgaggccgccgaaTCACCAAAAGAGACAGCAGCAGAGACAAGCGAGGATGCAAAGCTCACCGAAGATAAGCCCGAGGCTGAGACACAGTAG